The window GCCGATGTGCACGCCCTTTGAGGTAATGCCCAGGTCCGACAATCGAGACGGCGTTTATGAAGGGATGGATTTCAACCACCAACCTTGCGACAAACCGATCCCCGCTGCCTCAAGCGACGAGCAGGTGATGCGTGACACTCTCGCGGCCATGGAAAAGTTCAATATCTACGGTGTGGTAAGTGGAGAGCCAGGGTCGCTCGCCCGATGGTTAGCTGCAGCACCACGCAGAATTATTCCAGCCGTGGACTACCGGCTTTCGGGAACCCGCGGATCGAAACACGTTCAGGCTAGAACTACTGAACAACTTCGCGGCCTTCATGCTGACGGCAAGCTGCGTGTCATCGGAGAAATCATGGCGCAGTACGAGGGCATTAGCGTCGATGACCCGCGGATGGAGCCGTTGTGGGCGCTTGCTGAAGAACTTGATATTCCTGTGGCAATCCACATGGGCCCGGGTGAACCTGGTCAGCCTTATTCTGGCGGCGGTTATCGCGTCTCCCTTGGCGACCCCCTGCTCCTTGAGCCGGTGCTTGTCCGGCATCCAAAACTAAGGGTCTCCATCATGCACGCGGGCTACCCAATGGCAGACCGGATGCGGGCGCTGATGTTCAGCTATCCGCAGGTCTACGCGGATATCGGCGGCATAGTATATACCGAGCCAAGGACCACCTTTTACAGGTTTTTGCGCGAGTTGGTGGATGCAGGTTACGGAGACCGCATTATGTTCGGTTCCGATCAGATGATTTGGCCCGGAGTCATCGAGCCAGCGATCCGGACAATTGAAGATGCGCCGTTTCTCACATCAGCTCAGAAGCGTGACATCTTCTACAACAATGCTGCTCGCTTCCTTCGCTTAAGCGAGACTGAAAGAGCTGCACACGGCGGGCGCTGAAAGACCGCTTTCCACCCATCTGGCGACGCTTTCACCGAGCTAGCGCCGTGCCAGGAGCGGACCGGCAGTGATCGACCCGATTGCGAACATCCTTTACCGATCATGTGCCAGAAAGAATGCGGAGAAACTCGGTCATGATTGGGATCTGACCGTGATAGGCTTCTACCAGCATCCGCTCGTCCAGACCGTGACTGCCCGAGGATGTGCCTGAGATCCCCCAGTCTCCACTCAAGCCGTAAACCGGAATGCCGGCATTTCGTACAAACGCCCCGTCAGTCGCCCATGCCGACATCATGGGCACGACCGGGGCGTCGGGAAAGCGTGTTTCCAGAGCAAACTGGTAAGCTTGCAGGATGTCATCTCGGGGGGCGGTGGGTTCAGCAGTGGGTGTGGTTGAACCCTCGACAAGGCTAACCTCAATATCAGGTCCTGAAGCGCCCTGTAACTGGAGCCTTACGTCTTCAATCTTGACGCCAGGAAAGATGCGACAGTTCACGTTGGCTTCGGCTCGTTGCGGCAAGGCGTTCGGGGCGTGGCCGCCGGAAATCATCGTCGCAACGCAACGGGTGCGTGTATAGCCAGGCAATATTGCTTCGACGAGATCTGCTTTTTCGCGGTTATCGGGATCTGCTAGCCAAGCCTTGATAATCTCGCCCAACCGTCCCCCGTCCCGATCTGCAAACATCTGAAATTGGGCCCGGGAGCCCTCGTTGATCATAGGAAGGAAGCGATGCGCCTCGATGGCCTTTATGGCACCTGCAAGCGCATAGATCGCATTGTCGGGACGCGGTGTAGAACTATGTCCGCCACGGTTTGTCGCGGTTAGCTTGAAGTCTGCAACAGCCTTCTCGGACAATTGCAGCATGAACGCTTCTACCTTCCCATCGCGCGTCACCGTTCCCCCGCCGGCGTCGAAGTTTATCGCATACTCAGCGTCGACGAGGCTCCGCCATTCAGTGACAGCACGTCTGGCACCGTTTCCAGTGGTCTCTTCATCGCCGGTAATAAGAATTACGATGTCGCGGGATGGCCGAAAATCTTGGCGCCGAAGTTCCTGCAACGACAGGAGCAGACCCGCCAGCTGGCCTTTGTTGTCGGCAGTCCCGCGACCGAGATAATAGCCATCTTCCTCGCGCAACTCGAACGGAGGGTTCCGCCAGTCCTCCGGTTTGGCCTCAACCACATCCATGTGGGCCATCAATAGAATTGGCTTGCTCTCATTGCTTCGTCCTGCCGGCCAACGAGCAATAAGCGTCTGTGTGCCATCGTGATCTTTGATCTCGATTTGCGTAATTCCAGCCTTCTCGAGTTCGCGCCTCAGAAGCAGTGTCAACCTTTGAAACTCTTCCGTACGGCCTGCGACCGTTTGGATCTCAATCATCGAACCAAGCAAAGCCCGCTCGGAAACTCGAGCTGGATCACCGTCAGTCTCGCTTTCGGCATTCGCTTGAGATGGCAGGCACAGTCCAAGCAATACGAATGAAATCAATCGACGTATCAGCAACCCCGCCTCCCTCGGAAGAGTATCGGTCGACGTCTTACTTCATAAATTTCAACGACGCGAATCTGATCGCTCTGATCAGGGGATCTTGTAAGTTGGGAATGTCCGCTTACCACCCAGTATTGGACATTCATGACCACCTGGTCGACCGGAAAGCGGCCCTTCCGCTTTAGGAGGGGCCGCCTCCGTCTCAGATCTCCGTTCGCTCAGCGAGGAGCAAAGCATCTTCGATATCCACACCTAGATACCTGACAGTGTTCTCGATCTTGGAATGACCGAGCAATATCTGGATGGCTCTCAGGTTGCCCGTAGCCTTGTAGATCATCGAAGCCTTCGTTCGCCGCATCGAGTGTGTCCCATATTCCTCTCGGCGAAGTCCGATGGCTGTGACCCACTCATCAACCAATCCAGCATACTGCCGGCTGCGCTAGCGCCGCGATCTTGCTTTGCCACCAGCTCCAACCGGCCCGACGGCTGGGCAGCGCCCGTCAAGGCAACCTTGATGTGCCGGTCGCGGTTGTAGATGTCGGGAAGGACTGTGTCGGCAATCCGGCCGCTCACTGGCTGACCGCTAGCAGCAACCCTCATGCCCTGCAAATCAGTCACGAACTGGGTGGGAAGCGGACAGTCATAGCTCTTCTGTTCAATCAAAAAAGCTGACGATCTCGTTCCTGAACTTTGAAACAACTGAAATGAAATATCGATCGTTGCGGCATCCAACAGAAACATTGGCGGCCCATTCATTCACTCGTTCTCCCGTCACGGTGACGGGCAGTGCAGAGATTGAATGGAGACCCACAAATGACCAATACCATGACCAAGCCCGCTCGCGTCGCCATGAACGGCGTCGACGTCCCGACTTTCATCGCCACGCTCGGTGCGGTCGACAACCAGCGCGAAATCGCGCGCTTCACCTTCCGCGCCAATGGCCAGTGGCTTGCCGGTACGCATAGCCGCGTCGAGTTCAAGGACTTCTACGGCGCTTGTTCCGAGAACGAGCACAACCAGACCTACGCGATTGAAGGCGACCACCCCGAAGTGCTGTGCGGGACCGACAATGCCCCGACCCCGGCTGAATTGCTGCTCGGCGCACTTTCGGCCTGCCTGACTGCCGGCATCGGCAACATCGCCTCGATGCGTCAGGTCGAACTCGAATCGGTCGCATGCACGGTCGAGGGCGATATCGATCTCAACGGCATCCTCGGTCTCGACCCGCAGGTTCGCAACGGCTTCCAGGGCGTTCGCGTTACTGTCGCCATCAAGGGCAATGCCGATGACGAAACGCTCGAAAAGATCGTGCGCCAGTCGGTTGCCCGTTCGGCCGTGTTCGACGTGATGACCAACGGCGTCCCCGTCTCGGTTGCCGCCAAGGTCGGCTGACCCAAGCCTCCGAAAGTGTGGCGGCGCTCTTCGCGACCCGAGTTGCCGCAACACTGGCCCGTCGGTCTTCAGGACCGGCGGGCCTTCCTTTTGCCACCAGAGCTCGCTGTCGCTGCTGAAACCTTTGAAACAAAAAACCGCAGTTGGCGGCACAAGAGCGATACGTTGGCAGGCGAAAAGGGACGGACCAATCCAACGGAGTTCGTCCCATGACACAGTTCATCGATTGCCTGATTATCGGTGGAGGCCAGGCCGGTCTCGCGATGAGCCGCAGCCTGCTCGACGCAGGAATCGAGAACGTCGTGCTCGAACGTGGCAGCATTGCCAATCGCTGGAGGACGGCGCGCTGGCCTTCGCTGCGGCTGCTGACTCCAGGTTGGATGACCCGCCTGCCCGGCCAGCAGTTGGCAGGGCGCGAGGAAGGTTTCCTCCGTGCTGGCGACCTTGCCGCCCGGCTGCAGGACTATGCAGCGGGCCAGGGCCTTCCCGTTATCGAGAAAATCGACGTGCTCGCACTCGAGAAGCTGGGCGACCGCTTTCGTGCCGTTACTTCGCGCGGCAGCTGGATCGCACGCAGCGTTGTCGTTGCGACCGGTGCCTGCGACCGACCGCGTATTCCGTCTT of the Qipengyuania gaetbuli genome contains:
- a CDS encoding M20/M25/M40 family metallo-hydrolase, encoding MISFVLLGLCLPSQANAESETDGDPARVSERALLGSMIEIQTVAGRTEEFQRLTLLLRRELEKAGITQIEIKDHDGTQTLIARWPAGRSNESKPILLMAHMDVVEAKPEDWRNPPFELREEDGYYLGRGTADNKGQLAGLLLSLQELRRQDFRPSRDIVILITGDEETTGNGARRAVTEWRSLVDAEYAINFDAGGGTVTRDGKVEAFMLQLSEKAVADFKLTATNRGGHSSTPRPDNAIYALAGAIKAIEAHRFLPMINEGSRAQFQMFADRDGGRLGEIIKAWLADPDNREKADLVEAILPGYTRTRCVATMISGGHAPNALPQRAEANVNCRIFPGVKIEDVRLQLQGASGPDIEVSLVEGSTTPTAEPTAPRDDILQAYQFALETRFPDAPVVPMMSAWATDGAFVRNAGIPVYGLSGDWGISGTSSGSHGLDERMLVEAYHGQIPIMTEFLRILSGT
- a CDS encoding amidohydrolase family protein, encoding MHLHVRSAVYAGQDPPPMCTPFEVMPRSDNRDGVYEGMDFNHQPCDKPIPAASSDEQVMRDTLAAMEKFNIYGVVSGEPGSLARWLAAAPRRIIPAVDYRLSGTRGSKHVQARTTEQLRGLHADGKLRVIGEIMAQYEGISVDDPRMEPLWALAEELDIPVAIHMGPGEPGQPYSGGGYRVSLGDPLLLEPVLVRHPKLRVSIMHAGYPMADRMRALMFSYPQVYADIGGIVYTEPRTTFYRFLRELVDAGYGDRIMFGSDQMIWPGVIEPAIRTIEDAPFLTSAQKRDIFYNNAARFLRLSETERAAHGGR
- a CDS encoding OsmC family protein, with the protein product MTNTMTKPARVAMNGVDVPTFIATLGAVDNQREIARFTFRANGQWLAGTHSRVEFKDFYGACSENEHNQTYAIEGDHPEVLCGTDNAPTPAELLLGALSACLTAGIGNIASMRQVELESVACTVEGDIDLNGILGLDPQVRNGFQGVRVTVAIKGNADDETLEKIVRQSVARSAVFDVMTNGVPVSVAAKVG